In Pyrus communis chromosome 1, drPyrComm1.1, whole genome shotgun sequence, the following are encoded in one genomic region:
- the LOC137708847 gene encoding FCS-Like Zinc finger 5-like: protein MSLGKRPRPPMKRTTSMSEITFDPNTISTEAPHSQPSDPNNPYQPLALWGGGGSGGGGSGGGLDGLDQRLMMKLPSPSSASPRNQKRNSADFGETAHFLKACGLCKRRLIPGRDIYMYRGDTAFCSLECRQQQINLDERKDKCSSTAGHQVSAKGETVSAL from the exons ATGTCGTTGGGGAAGAGACCAAGGCCTCCGATGAAGAGGACCACAAGCATGTCAGAAATCACCTTTGATCCGAACACCATCAGTACTGAGGCACCTCACTCTCAACCGTCCGATCCCAACAACCCTTATCAGCCTCTTGCCTTATGGGgcggtggtggtagtggtggaggtggtagtggtggtgggCTTGATGGGTTGGATCAACGGCTGATGATGAAGTTGCCCTCACCATCATCAGCATCGCCAAGAAACCAGAAAAGAAATTCTGCTGATTTTGGAGAAACTGCCCACTTCTTGAAAGCTTGTGGTCTCTGCAAACGCCGCCTTATTCCCGGCCGCGATATTTACATGTACAg AGGTGACACAGCTTTCTGCAGTCTAGAGTGTCGGCAGCAACAGATAAACCTTGATGAGAGGAAAGACAAGTGTTCTTCCACCGCCGGACACCAAGTCTCCGCCAAAGGTGAAACCGTGTCTGCCTTGTAG